The DNA window ACCAGGTCCGCTTCCGCAGCTTTCAGTTGCAGTTGCGCATCCATAAGCTCCTGCGACAGTTGCGGGTCCACCAGCTCCATCAGCGGTGTGTCCTGCGACACATGAGCGCCCGGCAGCACCAGGATGCGCACCACGGTGGCCTCCGTTTGCGACGGAACCAGCCGTAACTTATCTTCGCGGGGCGTCAGTGTCCCCGGTCCGCGCACCTGCCTCAGCAGTGGGCCGTTTTTCACGGTGTCCGTCCAGATGGACGCTCGGTCCACCTCAGGAGCCCCGGGCTTCAGGCGGGAGACGAAGTAAACGATGACAGCAACGGCAATCGCCGCAACGATGCCGATTACCAACCGGCGGCGAGCCCTTGTACGCTTTAGATCTGGCCTTGCGATGTCCATGGTTACGTAATGAATACGCATGCCATGCACCATCCCGCAGCAAAATTAAGATGCTGGTTTCATAGAACTTACGCTCAGAGCCCAAAAGTCCACGTGTCCATAAATGGATAAAGTGTCCATAAACGGACAAAAAGCAGGCGATTCCTTCTGGTCTTGGTACTCTATACTCCACTCTCCACAGGAGTTGTTCCCCAAATGCTTTCACGCGTTGCTGACAGTCTGTACTGGATGAGCCGCTATTTGGAGCGGGCGGAGCACACCACACGTCTTCTGGACGTGAACCTGAACCTGATGCTGGATGAACCCAGCAACGTGGCTGATCGCCGGTGGCAGCGTGTGCTGCAGGCGCTGGGTGCGCCGCGCGATGTGCAGTTTGAAGGCGATGCCATTGCCCTTGTGCGCAGGCTCACGTTCGATGCTTCCAATGGCTCCAGCGTGCTGGGATGCATCATCGGGGCCCGCGAAAATGCGCGGCATGTGCGTGAGCAGATTTCCACGGAGATGTGGCAGCGTTTGAACTCACTGTATTTGCAGGTAACACGGCCTGAGATGCAGAGCGAAACTCATGCCGAGTCATCATTGCAACATAACGAAGGCCCCACAGAGTTTCTTGGCCAGGTGATGGAGGGTGTCCACCAGTTTCAGGGTGTGACTGATTCCACCATGAGCCACGGCGAAGGATGGCAGTTTATCCAGGTGGGGCGATTCATGGAACGCGCATCCGCAACGGCCATGTTGCTGGAGGCGTATCAGCCGGAGTTGTGGGCGAACACCGATGCTCTGCCGGATTCGAATGAGTACCTGGAATGGATGGGGCTGCTCCGCAGTGCAA is part of the Terriglobus sp. RCC_193 genome and encodes:
- a CDS encoding alpha-E domain-containing protein, with the translated sequence MLSRVADSLYWMSRYLERAEHTTRLLDVNLNLMLDEPSNVADRRWQRVLQALGAPRDVQFEGDAIALVRRLTFDASNGSSVLGCIIGARENARHVREQISTEMWQRLNSLYLQVTRPEMQSETHAESSLQHNEGPTEFLGQVMEGVHQFQGVTDSTMSHGEGWQFIQVGRFMERASATAMLLEAYQPELWANTDALPDSNEYLEWMGLLRSATAFEAYCKVYTADLSPEWILEFLLLDADFPHSLRFSIDAMQQALEVIQDLSGGTRGDKLTRISGRLRAALSYSSVEEIMSGDVVTYLRDIQRQCREIHNAIYELYVDYSIQAALAG